From Coriobacteriaceae bacterium, a single genomic window includes:
- a CDS encoding manganese-dependent inorganic pyrophosphatase, whose amino-acid sequence MANVLVFGHQNPDNDAIMSAVVLSQLLNQVEYAGNTYEACALGQLPAESAKLLADAGIAEPRVIESVEAGQLVVLTDHNESAQSVAGLKDATVFGVVDHHRIGDFETAGPLHYICLPWGSSCTIVTKLADVLGVELSDVQAKLLLSAMMTDTLMLKSPTTTDVDRAVAAKLGEQVGVDPVKFGMEVFLTRPSGSFTAVEMVGNDIKMFEPAGKKLLIGQYETVDKTRALGMIDEIREAMRAYAAEKGADGIVLCITDIMEEGSQVLLEGETEAAQKGLGIADEHDGVWMPGVLSRKKQVAAPIMAAC is encoded by the coding sequence ATGGCAAACGTTCTTGTCTTTGGCCACCAGAACCCCGATAACGACGCCATTATGAGCGCCGTCGTCCTGTCCCAGCTGCTCAACCAGGTTGAGTATGCCGGCAACACCTACGAGGCCTGCGCCCTTGGTCAGCTTCCGGCCGAGTCCGCCAAGCTGCTCGCCGACGCCGGCATCGCCGAGCCCCGCGTGATCGAGTCCGTCGAGGCCGGTCAGCTCGTCGTCCTCACCGACCACAACGAGTCTGCCCAGTCCGTCGCCGGCCTTAAGGACGCCACGGTCTTTGGCGTTGTCGATCATCACCGCATCGGCGACTTCGAGACCGCCGGCCCGCTGCACTACATCTGCCTGCCCTGGGGCTCCAGCTGCACCATCGTCACCAAGCTCGCCGACGTGCTCGGCGTTGAGCTTTCCGACGTCCAGGCCAAGCTGCTGCTCTCGGCCATGATGACCGACACGCTCATGCTCAAGAGCCCCACCACCACCGATGTCGACCGCGCCGTCGCCGCCAAGCTCGGCGAGCAGGTGGGCGTCGACCCGGTCAAGTTTGGCATGGAGGTCTTCCTCACCCGTCCGTCCGGCTCCTTCACCGCAGTCGAGATGGTCGGCAACGACATCAAGATGTTCGAGCCCGCTGGCAAGAAGCTGCTCATCGGCCAGTACGAGACCGTCGACAAGACCCGCGCACTCGGCATGATCGACGAGATCCGCGAGGCCATGCGCGCCTACGCCGCCGAGAAGGGTGCCGACGGTATTGTCCTGTGCATCACCGACATCATGGAGGAGGGCTCGCAGGTCCTGCTCGAGGGCGAGACCGAGGCCGCTCAGAAGGGCCTGGGCATTGCCGATGAGCACGACGGCGTCTGGATGCCGGGCGTCCTCTCCCGTAAGAAGCAGGTCGCTGCCCCCATCATGGCTGCCTGCTAG
- a CDS encoding ROK family protein, whose amino-acid sequence MEPKQYYIGIDVGGTSVKEGLFDEDGNLLAKASVPTPPIVDAAGFAAVTEAIDQVVAKAQIPRAFVAGIGLAVPCPIPASGDAKVKANIAINLPELRVAIQEHCPDAVVKYENDANAAAMGEAWLGSAKGVQNVVMVTIGTGVGGGVIVNGDVVSGVVGAGGEIGHMCLNPAEERTCGCGGHGHLEQYSSATGVVSNYLAECKKAGVEPIELTGPSDSKDVFQACREGDKLALAAADTMADYLGRALALIANVVDPEMFLIGGGASASADVYLDKVREHFKQYALSASRETPIKVASLGNDAGIIGAAYVALRAAGK is encoded by the coding sequence ATGGAACCTAAGCAGTATTACATCGGCATCGACGTCGGCGGCACTTCGGTTAAGGAGGGCCTGTTCGACGAGGATGGTAACCTGCTGGCCAAGGCCAGCGTGCCCACGCCGCCTATCGTTGACGCCGCGGGCTTTGCCGCGGTGACCGAGGCTATCGACCAGGTGGTCGCCAAGGCCCAGATTCCGCGCGCCTTTGTGGCGGGTATTGGCCTGGCCGTTCCGTGCCCCATCCCGGCATCGGGCGATGCCAAGGTCAAGGCCAACATTGCCATTAACCTGCCCGAGCTAAGAGTCGCCATTCAGGAGCACTGCCCCGACGCGGTTGTTAAATACGAGAACGATGCCAACGCCGCTGCCATGGGCGAGGCCTGGCTCGGCTCTGCCAAGGGCGTACAGAACGTGGTGATGGTCACCATTGGTACCGGCGTGGGTGGCGGCGTTATCGTCAACGGCGACGTGGTGTCGGGCGTTGTGGGCGCCGGCGGCGAGATTGGCCACATGTGCCTGAACCCGGCTGAGGAGCGCACCTGCGGCTGTGGCGGCCATGGCCATCTGGAGCAGTATTCCAGCGCCACCGGCGTGGTGAGTAACTACCTTGCCGAGTGCAAGAAGGCGGGCGTCGAGCCCATCGAGCTCACCGGGCCTTCTGATTCCAAGGACGTGTTCCAGGCCTGCCGCGAGGGTGACAAGCTCGCGCTGGCAGCTGCCGATACCATGGCCGACTATCTCGGCCGCGCCCTGGCGCTTATTGCCAACGTGGTCGATCCCGAGATGTTCCTGATCGGCGGCGGTGCTTCCGCTTCGGCCGATGTCTACCTCGACAAGGTCCGCGAGCACTTTAAGCAGTACGCGCTCTCCGCCTCGCGCGAGACGCCCATTAAGGTCGCTTCGCTCGGCAACGACGCCGGCATCATCGGTGCCGCTTACGTAGCCCTGCGCGCCGCCGGCAAATAG